TGGTGAAGAGATCTAAAGCGATGAGCGACCGCAAAAGCCAAAGCCCCGCGACGCCTGTGCAGGAACAGTTTCTTTCTGTCCTCTCGCGCGAGGAGGCTGCACGCCGCTTTCAAAGCCATCTCGCGATGAAGCCGCTCGGCATCGAACAGGTTTCACTCGCAGACAGTCTGGGGTGCATTCTCGCCGAGACATTGCGCGCCCCTATCGATGTGCCGCCTTTCGATCGCTCCAGCGTCGATGGGTTTGCGGTTCGCGCCGACGATATCAAAGCCGCGAGCGATGCCGCGCCCATCGCGCTCGCGCTCAATGCCGAGACGATCGCCTGCGGTACCCCGCCTTTGCTTGAAGTCGCGCGGGCTACGGCAACACCAATCGCAACCGGCGGTCCGATCCCGCGCGGCGCCGATGCGATCGTCATGGTCGAACACACCGATCCCGATGGCGGCAAGATCATCGTGCGCCGCGCGGTCGCGCCGGGCCAGAACATCGGCTTTGCCGGCAGCGACATCGCTCTCGGCGAAACGCTGCTGCGCCATGGCGATCTCATCGGCTCGCGCGAGATCGGCATGCTCGCCGCCTGCGGCCTAGCGCAAGTGCCCGTCTATCGCAAACCCCGCGTGGCCGTGCTCTCGACCGGCGACGAATTGGTTCAGCCAGGCGAAGCTCTGAAACCCGCCGCGATTTACGATTCGAACGGCCCGATCGTCGCGGCTGCCGTCGCCGAGAATGGCGGCAAGCCCATCTTCATCGGTGCCATTCGCGACGACCCCAATGCGCTCGAGGCGGCCTTGCAAAAGGCGCTTGCCGAAAGCGACATGGTGATCCTGTCGGGCGGCACGTCGAAAAGCGCCGGCGATCTCACCTATCGCATCGTGGCAAAGCTCGGCCAACCCGGCATCATCGCGCATGGCGTCGCTTTGAAGCCGGGCAAACCTTTGTGCCTCGCCGTCGCCGATGGAAAGCCCGTGGTCATTCTGCCAGGCTTTCCGACCTCGGCCATGTTCACCTTTCACGATTTCGTGGTGCCCGTGCTGCGCGCCATGAGCGGGCTCGCCGCGCGTATGGATTCAACGCTTGAGGCAGTCACGCCGGTGCGCATCATCTCCGATCTCGGCCGAGCGGAATTCATGATGGTCGCGTTGACCGAGGGCAATGAAGGCTTGAACGCTTTTCCCTTGTCGAAAGGCTCCGGCTCCGTGTCCGCCTTCTCGCAGGCCGATGGATTTTTGACAGTGGACGCTTTGTCGGAGCATGTGCCGGAAGGCACGCGCATGCAAGTCACGCTCTTCGATGCGCATGTGCGCGTGCCCGATCTCACCATCATGGGCAGCCATTGCATCGGGTTGGAGCCCATCATCGACCGGCTGGCCGATCAGGGGTTTCGCGTGCGCACGGTTGCCATCGGCAGCATGGGCGGTCTCGCGGCGGTGAAGCGCGGCGAATGCGATCTCGCGCCCATGCATCTCATGGACCCGCAGACTGGGATCTATAACAAGCCTTATCTCAACGACGATCTCATGCTCGTCGAAGGCTGGCGCCGTATGCAAGGTCTCGTCTTCCGGCGTGGGGATCAGCGTTTCGAGGGCAGGAGCATTGCTGACGCCATAGCCGCCGCTCTCGCAGATCCGGCGTGCCATATGGTCAATCGCAATCAAGGCGCGGGCACTCGCATTCTGATCGACCGCCTGCTCGGCGCGGCGCGCCCCGACGGCTATTGGAACCAGCCGAAATCGCATAATGCGGTGGCAGCCGCCGTGGCGCAGGCGCGCGCCGATTGGGGCATTGCGATCAAGCCCGTCGCCGATGCCTATCATCTTAGCTTCATTCCGCTGGCCGAAGAGCATTATGATTTTGCGATTGCCCTGAGCCGCATCGAACGGCCCGCGGTAAGAGCCTTTATCGAGGCGCTTCATCGTGACGACGTCCAAGCCGCCCTTGCCGCGATCGGCTTCACGCCCGCGCGCCCGGGAGACCGGACATGACCCGCGTCATCGGATTGGCAGGATGGAGCGGCGCCGGAAAGACGGTGCTGATCGCAAAGCTCATTCCCGTGCTGAACGCGCGGGGTCTGACGGTTTCCACGCTGAAACATGCGCATCATGCCTTCGACATCGATAGACCCGGCAAGGATTCCTATGTCCATCGCGAGGCGGGCGCGACCGAGGTCTTGGTCGCGTCATCAAACCGCTGGGCCTTGATGCATGAATTGCGCGGCGCGCCAGAGCCAAGCCTGGAAGAGCTCTTGCGTCATTTCTCCCCCGTCGATCTCATCCTGATCGAGGGATTCAAGCGCGATCCGCATCCAAAGATCGAAGTCCATCGCGCAGCAAATGGCAAATCCTTTCTTTATCCCGAAGATCCGAACATCCTCGCGCTCGCGACCGATGCGCAAGACGCAAAGCTGCCCTTGCCATCGGCGCATCTCGACGATACGGCAGCAATCGCAGATCTGATGTGGACCCTGGCTTTGCCGCTCGACGAAACGCTCGCGCGGCTTAGCGCGCATGATCCCGAAAAACTATCTGCCGGAACCGCATGAATGGCCCAACTCAGCAAGGATATATTTTCAACCGGAAATGGACCCATGCCGGTCGAAGACGCCGTACGGCTTCTTTTCGGGCGCATTCCGGCGATCGCCGAGACGGAGCCGGTTTCCCTGGTCGAAGCCGAAGGCCGGTTTCTGGCGGAAGCGCTCACCGCGCCGATCGATCTGCCCACCTTCGATAATTCAGCTGTTGACGGCTATGCGGTGCGCTTTGACGATCTCAAGCCGGAAGGCGAGACCATCCTGCCGGTCGAAGGCCGCGTCGCCGCCGGCCATTGTCTCGATGCGGAAGCGCTTCAAGGCCGCGCCGTGCGCATCTTCACCGGCGCGCCAATGCCTGCCGGGCTCGACACGATCTTCATGCAGGAGGACTGCAAGGAAACGGACGCGGGTGTGAGCCTGCCTTCCGGCCTTTCGCGCGGCGCCAATCTGCGCTTGCGCGGCGAAGATGTGAAAATAGGCGAAGCGGCTTTACCACAAGGCCGGCGTTTGCGGCCGGAAGACATCGGCCTTGCCGCCGCGCTGGGGCTCGACCGGCTGACCGTGCGCCGCAAGCTGAAGGCCGCCGTCTTTTCGACCGGCGATGAAATCATGTCGCCTGGTCAAGCGCTGCGCCCGGCCGCCGTCTATGACGCCAACCGCTTCGTGTTGCAGAGCCTTTTGAAACGCCTGGGGCTGGAGGTGACGGATCTCGGCATTCTTGAAGACGATCCCGCCCGCATCAAAGAGGCGCTGACACAGGCCGCCAAGAATCACGATCTCGTCATCACTTCCGGCGGTGTTTCGATGGGTGAAGAAGATCATGTGAAAGGCGCCATCTCCACGGCAGGCTCGCTGGTCTTCTGGAAGCTCGCCATCAAGCCGGGACGCCCCGTCGCCATGGGCGTGATCGACGGCACGCCTTTCGTCGGGCTGCCCGGCAATCCGGTCGCCGTCTTCATCACCTTCATCTATGTGGTGCGGCCCTTGATCGCGGCCTTGAACGGCGCGCCGCCGGAGCCGGCGAAGCCGATTTCCGTCACATCCGGCTTCGCCTACAAGAAAAAGGAAGGCAGGCGCGAATATGTCCGCGTCTCGCTCACACAAAATGCCGAAGGCGACATGATCGCGGAGAAATATCCCGTCGAGGGGGCGGGCGTGCTGACATCGCTCACCCGGACCGATGGCCTCGTCGAATTGCCGGAAAATGTCACGAAAGTCGCTCCCGGCGACAAAATCGGGTTTATCGATTATGCGCTCATCCGCTGAGCGCCTTTGCACTGCCGCAACATGTGTGAATATATTTAGAAAGTGAGCGTCCGGAACGAGATCGCAAAAGTTGCGGGCGTTTCGGGCAAGGTCCTGCGGTAAAATAGAGTCATGTGCGAAGTCGATTCGCTTTTGTCGCGGTGGGGTGAAATCTCGGATTTGTCATATTGAAGCCCTCATGCTGCGGAGCAGTCTTTCGAGACCGATCCGGCTTTTGAGGATTAGAACTTGTATTCCAGCAGCCCGTCAGAGCGCCATTTCATGACAGCGATCAAAGGCTATTTTTCGGCCCTGGCTGCGATTGTCGCGAGCCTGACGCGATCCGCAGCCGGCATCTTCGCGCTTGTCATCATCCTTTTAGTCATTGTCTTGAATGTCGCCGCGCTGATGCGGCTCTTCGAATGGCATTGGTGGCTTGCTCTGCCTGCCGCAATCCTCCTTATTTTTATTCCGATTCTCGGCTGGCTCGCAGCGATCGTCTTCGCCGTCTTCGGCGGAATTTATCTCGCCGGCTCAGGGTTCGATTGGCAGGACGCCACACATGCCGCGAAGCCGGCCGGAAGTTTCGCCACGATGACGATCATGGAATTCGACGCCTACCGGCGCAATGTCATGCCCGAGGGACTGGCCAAGGCCTGTAAGGAAGACGTTGG
The Methyloferula stellata AR4 DNA segment above includes these coding regions:
- the glp gene encoding gephyrin-like molybdotransferase Glp, encoding MAQLSKDIFSTGNGPMPVEDAVRLLFGRIPAIAETEPVSLVEAEGRFLAEALTAPIDLPTFDNSAVDGYAVRFDDLKPEGETILPVEGRVAAGHCLDAEALQGRAVRIFTGAPMPAGLDTIFMQEDCKETDAGVSLPSGLSRGANLRLRGEDVKIGEAALPQGRRLRPEDIGLAAALGLDRLTVRRKLKAAVFSTGDEIMSPGQALRPAAVYDANRFVLQSLLKRLGLEVTDLGILEDDPARIKEALTQAAKNHDLVITSGGVSMGEEDHVKGAISTAGSLVFWKLAIKPGRPVAMGVIDGTPFVGLPGNPVAVFITFIYVVRPLIAALNGAPPEPAKPISVTSGFAYKKKEGRREYVRVSLTQNAEGDMIAEKYPVEGAGVLTSLTRTDGLVELPENVTKVAPGDKIGFIDYALIR
- a CDS encoding molybdopterin biosynthesis protein, yielding MSDRKSQSPATPVQEQFLSVLSREEAARRFQSHLAMKPLGIEQVSLADSLGCILAETLRAPIDVPPFDRSSVDGFAVRADDIKAASDAAPIALALNAETIACGTPPLLEVARATATPIATGGPIPRGADAIVMVEHTDPDGGKIIVRRAVAPGQNIGFAGSDIALGETLLRHGDLIGSREIGMLAACGLAQVPVYRKPRVAVLSTGDELVQPGEALKPAAIYDSNGPIVAAAVAENGGKPIFIGAIRDDPNALEAALQKALAESDMVILSGGTSKSAGDLTYRIVAKLGQPGIIAHGVALKPGKPLCLAVADGKPVVILPGFPTSAMFTFHDFVVPVLRAMSGLAARMDSTLEAVTPVRIISDLGRAEFMMVALTEGNEGLNAFPLSKGSGSVSAFSQADGFLTVDALSEHVPEGTRMQVTLFDAHVRVPDLTIMGSHCIGLEPIIDRLADQGFRVRTVAIGSMGGLAAVKRGECDLAPMHLMDPQTGIYNKPYLNDDLMLVEGWRRMQGLVFRRGDQRFEGRSIADAIAAALADPACHMVNRNQGAGTRILIDRLLGAARPDGYWNQPKSHNAVAAAVAQARADWGIAIKPVADAYHLSFIPLAEEHYDFAIALSRIERPAVRAFIEALHRDDVQAALAAIGFTPARPGDRT
- the mobB gene encoding molybdopterin-guanine dinucleotide biosynthesis protein B — protein: MTRVIGLAGWSGAGKTVLIAKLIPVLNARGLTVSTLKHAHHAFDIDRPGKDSYVHREAGATEVLVASSNRWALMHELRGAPEPSLEELLRHFSPVDLILIEGFKRDPHPKIEVHRAANGKSFLYPEDPNILALATDAQDAKLPLPSAHLDDTAAIADLMWTLALPLDETLARLSAHDPEKLSAGTA